In one Fodinicola acaciae genomic region, the following are encoded:
- a CDS encoding TrmH family RNA methyltransferase has product MQPGDGPLFTERTPRVVAARKLTRRAHRDKTRRFLAEGPQAVSEAVRLPDVEVFATPEAAARYDDMLQGVRVHLATEQALAGLSETVTPQGIVAVCSFIDVPLAGLRPSLVSVLVEANEPGNAGTVLRTSDAAGAGAVVLTDGSVDVYNGKCVRASAGSLFHLPVVRGGDVTEIIGTLRAAGVRVLAATGDGEADLFEEARSGRLAEPTAWLFGNEARGLPDTVATLADARVRVPIFGQAESLNLAAAAAVCLYTTASSQR; this is encoded by the coding sequence ATGCAACCCGGGGATGGCCCGCTCTTCACCGAGCGGACCCCCCGGGTTGTCGCTGCGCGCAAGCTGACGCGGCGCGCGCATCGCGACAAGACCCGGCGGTTTCTCGCCGAAGGACCGCAGGCCGTGTCCGAGGCCGTACGGCTGCCGGACGTCGAGGTCTTCGCGACTCCTGAGGCCGCCGCACGATATGACGACATGCTGCAGGGCGTACGCGTCCACCTGGCCACCGAACAGGCGCTCGCCGGCCTCTCGGAAACCGTGACGCCACAAGGGATCGTCGCGGTCTGCTCGTTCATCGACGTGCCGCTGGCCGGGCTGCGGCCGTCGCTGGTCTCGGTGCTGGTGGAGGCAAACGAGCCCGGCAACGCCGGCACGGTCCTGCGTACGTCCGACGCGGCCGGGGCTGGCGCGGTCGTCCTCACCGACGGCAGCGTCGACGTCTACAACGGCAAGTGCGTACGGGCGTCGGCCGGCAGCCTCTTCCACCTCCCGGTCGTACGCGGCGGCGACGTTACCGAGATCATCGGCACGCTGCGAGCCGCGGGCGTACGCGTGCTGGCAGCGACCGGCGACGGCGAGGCCGACCTGTTCGAGGAGGCCCGTTCCGGCCGGCTGGCCGAGCCGACGGCGTGGCTGTTCGGCAACGAGGCACGCGGTCTGCCGGACACGGTCGCCACCCTCGCCGACGCGCGTGTACGGGTGCCGATTTTCGGTCAGGCGGAAAGCCTCAACCTCGCCGCGGCCGCCGCTGTGTGCCTCTACACAACGGCATCCTCACAGAGGTGA
- the pheT gene encoding phenylalanine--tRNA ligase subunit beta — protein MRVPLSWLVEVVPALAGKTAAEVADLFDNLGVEVDEIVTTGPADVSGLVIGEVLEFEVLEGLKKPIRWCQVRVSTKDSDDAVRGIICGAQNFAAGDRVVVALPGSVLPGGFAITARKTYGHVSDGMICSARELGLGDDHTGIMVLPPDTEIGADAVGLLGLHDSVLVTEPTPDRGYQLSVRGLARELAAKLDTDFADQGAVELPAGDEPAFPVVIDDPTGCDRFSYRVLRGFDPASPSPLWMRARLAKAGVRPISLAVDVTNYVMLLLGQPMHAYDLAKLAGRILVRRAADGETLTTLDDVERKLIGGEDLLIVDDERIQGIAGVMGAAHSEITAATTDVLLEAAHFDQRTTSRTIRRHALLSEAGRRFERGVDPEMGPVAIALATELLSTYGGARAEGGVGIVGAPEPPTAIELDPSRVSKLVGVDYSSATVARRLEQVGCTVAGADLLTVTPPTWRPDLVEMADLAEEVARVDGYDRIEPVLPAAPAGGGLTRRQRRRRAVSRALAYGGYVEVPSFPFQSADVLDALRVPADDERRRLVRMANPLSSDQAFLRSSLLPGLLATVVRNLGRGLGDVPAYETGTVFVERTDRRPAPVLAGARKPTDDEIAAQNAALPIQHEHVAIAATGAAEPAGWWGRGRELTWADAIDAVRLVADAADVTIELAAAEQAPWHPGRCAAVRVDGAVVGYAGELHPAVCEALELPKRTVAAELDLTLVLDAGTPEPSAPKVSGYPPATQDVALTVPAATPAAAVAAALRDGAGELLEDVRLFDVYAGEQVGAGRKSLAYTLRFRAPDRTLTVDEATAARQSAVDEAVRRCGAVQRV, from the coding sequence ATGCGGGTCCCGCTTTCGTGGCTGGTCGAGGTCGTGCCGGCGCTCGCCGGCAAGACCGCGGCCGAGGTCGCCGACCTGTTCGACAACCTCGGTGTCGAGGTCGACGAGATCGTCACCACCGGCCCGGCCGACGTGTCCGGCCTGGTGATCGGCGAGGTGCTGGAGTTCGAGGTCCTGGAGGGCCTGAAAAAGCCGATCCGCTGGTGCCAGGTCCGAGTGTCCACAAAGGACAGCGACGATGCGGTGCGCGGCATCATCTGTGGCGCGCAAAACTTCGCCGCCGGCGACCGGGTCGTCGTCGCGCTGCCCGGCTCCGTGCTGCCCGGCGGTTTCGCCATCACCGCGCGGAAAACGTACGGTCACGTGTCCGACGGCATGATCTGCTCGGCGCGCGAGCTGGGCCTGGGCGACGACCACACCGGCATCATGGTGCTGCCGCCGGACACCGAGATCGGCGCCGACGCGGTGGGGTTGCTCGGCCTGCACGACTCGGTGCTGGTCACCGAGCCGACGCCTGACCGTGGCTATCAGCTGTCCGTACGCGGCCTGGCGCGCGAGCTGGCCGCGAAGCTGGACACCGACTTCGCCGACCAGGGAGCCGTCGAGCTGCCGGCCGGCGACGAGCCGGCTTTCCCCGTCGTCATTGACGATCCGACCGGTTGTGACCGGTTCAGCTATCGCGTCCTGCGCGGTTTCGACCCGGCGTCACCGAGTCCACTGTGGATGCGCGCGCGGCTGGCGAAGGCCGGCGTACGGCCGATCTCGCTGGCCGTCGACGTGACCAACTACGTGATGCTGCTGCTCGGTCAGCCGATGCACGCGTACGACCTGGCCAAGCTGGCCGGCCGGATCCTGGTGCGGCGGGCCGCCGACGGCGAGACGCTGACCACGCTGGACGACGTCGAGCGCAAGCTGATCGGCGGCGAGGACCTGCTGATCGTCGACGACGAGCGGATCCAGGGGATCGCCGGCGTGATGGGCGCCGCGCACAGCGAGATCACCGCGGCGACCACCGACGTACTGCTGGAGGCCGCGCACTTCGACCAGCGCACCACCAGCCGGACGATCCGCCGGCACGCGCTGCTGTCCGAGGCCGGCCGGCGGTTCGAACGCGGCGTCGACCCCGAGATGGGTCCGGTGGCGATCGCGCTCGCGACCGAGCTGCTGTCCACGTACGGCGGTGCGCGCGCGGAGGGCGGTGTCGGCATCGTCGGCGCGCCGGAGCCGCCGACGGCCATCGAGCTCGACCCGTCGCGCGTGTCGAAGCTGGTTGGCGTCGACTACTCCAGCGCCACCGTCGCGCGCCGGCTGGAGCAGGTCGGTTGCACGGTCGCCGGTGCGGACCTGCTGACCGTCACGCCACCGACCTGGCGGCCCGACCTGGTCGAGATGGCCGACCTGGCCGAGGAGGTCGCGCGCGTCGACGGCTATGACCGCATCGAGCCGGTGCTGCCGGCCGCGCCGGCCGGTGGCGGCCTGACCCGCCGGCAGCGCCGTCGCCGTGCGGTGTCGCGCGCGCTGGCATACGGCGGATACGTCGAGGTGCCGTCGTTCCCGTTCCAGTCGGCCGACGTGCTCGACGCGCTGCGTGTGCCGGCCGACGACGAGCGGCGCCGGCTCGTACGGATGGCCAACCCGCTCTCGTCGGATCAGGCGTTCCTGCGCTCGAGTCTGCTGCCCGGCCTGCTCGCGACCGTCGTTCGCAACCTCGGCCGAGGGCTCGGCGACGTGCCGGCGTACGAGACCGGCACGGTTTTCGTCGAGCGGACCGACCGGCGGCCGGCACCGGTGCTCGCCGGTGCGCGTAAGCCGACCGACGACGAGATCGCCGCGCAAAACGCGGCCCTGCCGATCCAGCACGAGCACGTGGCGATCGCCGCGACAGGCGCGGCTGAGCCGGCCGGTTGGTGGGGTCGCGGCCGCGAGCTGACCTGGGCCGACGCGATCGACGCCGTACGCCTGGTCGCCGACGCCGCCGACGTGACGATCGAGCTGGCCGCCGCCGAGCAGGCGCCGTGGCATCCCGGCCGCTGTGCGGCGGTGAGGGTCGACGGCGCGGTGGTCGGCTATGCCGGTGAGCTGCATCCGGCGGTGTGCGAGGCGCTGGAGCTGCCGAAGCGAACGGTCGCCGCCGAGCTCGACCTCACACTGGTCCTGGACGCCGGCACGCCGGAGCCGTCGGCGCCGAAGGTCTCCGGCTATCCGCCGGCGACCCAGGACGTGGCGCTCACCGTGCCGGCCGCAACGCCGGCGGCCGCCGTGGCCGCGGCACTGCGAGACGGTGCCGGTGAGCTGCTGGAGGACGTACGGCTCTTCGACGTCTACGCCGGTGAGCAGGTCGGCGCCGGCCGCAAGAGCCTGGCGTACACGCTGCGCTTCCGCGCGCCGGACCGCACGCTGACCGTCGACGAGGCGACGGCGGCGCGACAGTCGGCGGTCGACGAGGCCGTACGCCGGTGTGGAGCCGTCCAGCGCGTCTGA
- a CDS encoding Nramp family divalent metal transporter, whose product MLQRVKPRMVRLVASSALLGPAFVAAVAYVDPGNVATNVSAGARYGYLLVWVIVVANLMAGLLQYLSAKLGLATGRSLPEVVRDRMRRPTRLAYWLQAEVVAAATDLAEVIGGAIALNLLFGLPMLVGGLVTGVVSLGLLAVQNRRGQRPFERLISGLLLVIAVGFVAGLFWSPPSPAGVAGGLLPGFAGTESVLLAAGMLGATVMPHAIYLHSALARDRHGMVAGDDRKRMLTATRYDVVLAMLLAGTVNLAMVLLAASALRGRPGVDTLQGAHTAIGDVLGAPVALLFAIGLLASGLASTSVGCYAGAVIMQGLLKRRIPLLVRRVITLMPAVAILALGVDPTWALILSQVVLSFGIPFVMIPLVALTARRSIMGESVNAPATTIIASTIAGAVIVLNVALVYLTITA is encoded by the coding sequence ATGCTGCAGAGGGTCAAGCCGCGGATGGTGCGACTGGTCGCGTCCTCGGCGCTGCTCGGCCCGGCTTTCGTGGCCGCCGTCGCGTACGTCGACCCCGGCAACGTCGCGACCAACGTGTCGGCCGGCGCGCGCTATGGCTATCTGCTCGTCTGGGTGATCGTGGTGGCCAACCTGATGGCCGGCCTGCTGCAGTATCTGTCCGCCAAGCTGGGCCTGGCCACCGGTCGGTCACTGCCGGAGGTGGTACGCGACCGGATGCGCCGGCCGACCCGGCTGGCGTACTGGCTGCAGGCCGAGGTGGTTGCGGCGGCGACCGACCTGGCCGAGGTGATCGGCGGCGCGATCGCGCTCAACCTTCTCTTCGGCCTGCCGATGCTGGTCGGCGGACTGGTCACCGGCGTGGTGTCGCTGGGACTGCTGGCCGTACAGAACCGGCGCGGTCAGCGGCCGTTCGAGCGGCTGATCTCCGGCCTGCTGCTGGTGATCGCGGTCGGCTTCGTGGCCGGCCTGTTCTGGTCGCCGCCGTCGCCGGCCGGCGTCGCCGGCGGCCTGCTGCCGGGCTTCGCCGGCACCGAGAGCGTGCTGCTGGCCGCCGGCATGCTCGGCGCGACCGTGATGCCGCACGCGATCTACCTGCACTCGGCGCTCGCGCGCGACCGGCACGGCATGGTGGCCGGCGACGACCGCAAACGGATGCTGACCGCCACCAGGTACGACGTCGTACTGGCGATGCTGCTGGCCGGCACCGTCAACCTCGCCATGGTCCTGCTCGCCGCCTCCGCGCTGCGCGGCCGGCCTGGCGTCGACACGCTGCAAGGCGCGCACACCGCCATCGGCGACGTGCTCGGCGCGCCAGTCGCACTGCTGTTCGCGATCGGCCTGCTCGCCTCAGGCCTCGCCTCCACCTCGGTCGGTTGTTACGCCGGCGCGGTGATCATGCAGGGCCTGCTCAAACGCCGCATCCCACTGCTCGTACGCCGGGTGATCACCCTGATGCCGGCGGTCGCCATCCTCGCCCTCGGCGTGGATCCAACCTGGGCCCTTATCCTGTCGCAGGTGGTGCTGTCCTTCGGCATCCCGTTCGTCATGATCCCGCTGGTCGCACTCACGGCCCGGCGCAGCATCATGGGAGAGTCGGTAAACGCCCCCGCGACGACGATCATCGCCAGCACCATCGCCGGCGCGGTGATCGTCCTCAACGTAGCCCTGGTCTATCTCACGATCACCGCCTAA
- the pheS gene encoding phenylalanine--tRNA ligase subunit alpha produces the protein MSGANDPYDPKQVAALSEEALTTAVESAEKAFAAAADLDELTALKSPHLGDRSPVLLARREIGALPPQAKKDAGQRVNHARQAIQAAYDGRREQLAAEREARVLAEEAVDVTLPGGRRPVGARHPLTTVSELIADTFVAMGYEVAEGPEAETEWFNFDGLNFKRDHPSRSLQDTLFLDPPEDGVVLRTHTSPGQLRSLLSRDLPVYVVVPGRTYRDDEYDATHLPVFAQVEGLAVDRGLTMAHLRGTLDRFAMALFGPAAKTRLRPHFFPFTEPSAEADLWFPQAKGGPRWIEWGGCGMVHPNVLRAAGIDPDEYSGFAFGMGIDRTIMFRHGIADLREFAEGDLRFTRHFGLEA, from the coding sequence ATGTCAGGTGCCAACGATCCGTACGATCCCAAACAGGTCGCCGCGCTCAGCGAGGAAGCGCTGACGACGGCCGTCGAGTCGGCCGAGAAGGCGTTCGCGGCCGCCGCGGACCTCGACGAGCTGACCGCGTTGAAGTCCCCGCATCTCGGCGACCGCTCGCCGGTGCTGCTGGCCCGCCGCGAGATCGGCGCGCTGCCGCCGCAGGCCAAGAAGGACGCCGGCCAGCGGGTCAACCACGCCCGGCAGGCGATCCAGGCCGCCTACGACGGCCGCCGCGAGCAGCTGGCCGCCGAGCGCGAGGCGCGCGTACTGGCCGAGGAGGCTGTCGACGTGACGCTGCCCGGCGGTCGCCGGCCGGTCGGCGCGCGGCATCCGCTGACCACCGTCTCCGAGCTGATCGCCGACACGTTCGTCGCGATGGGATACGAGGTGGCCGAGGGGCCGGAGGCGGAGACCGAGTGGTTCAACTTCGACGGCCTCAACTTCAAGCGCGACCATCCCTCCCGCAGCCTGCAGGACACCCTGTTCCTCGACCCGCCGGAGGACGGCGTCGTCCTGCGTACGCACACCTCGCCCGGCCAGCTGCGCTCGCTGCTCTCTCGCGACCTGCCGGTGTACGTGGTGGTGCCGGGCCGCACGTATCGCGACGACGAATACGACGCCACGCACCTGCCGGTGTTCGCGCAGGTGGAGGGCCTGGCGGTGGACCGCGGCCTGACCATGGCGCACCTGCGCGGCACGCTCGACCGGTTCGCGATGGCGCTGTTCGGCCCGGCCGCCAAAACCCGGCTGCGGCCGCACTTCTTCCCGTTCACCGAGCCGAGTGCCGAGGCTGACCTGTGGTTCCCACAGGCCAAGGGCGGGCCCCGGTGGATCGAATGGGGTGGCTGCGGCATGGTGCATCCCAACGTGCTGCGCGCCGCCGGCATCGACCCGGACGAATACTCCGGTTTCGCGTTCGGCATGGGGATCGACCGGACGATCATGTTCCGGCACGGCATCGCCGACCTGCGCGAGTTCGCCGAAGGCGACCTGCGTTTCACCCGCCACTTCGGACTGGAGGCATAG
- a CDS encoding class I SAM-dependent DNA methyltransferase, which yields MPVSDASIPATEPKNQFRIALPEPSTSYDQDAEWCLVDVDGKWREFRFHDYADIYRMPGLYEQLFHRVLRCTSPRTIATLLAGGLREDGTPAADLRVLDLGAGNGLVAEELTRIGVGYLVGADLLPEAAEAARRDRPGTYRDYLVADMANLTAEQTTRLRDHRFTALTCVAALGFGDIPTDCFRVAYDLVADGGWIAITIKDDFLSDRDTSGFSGLIKRAVQDGALKIVESHTYEHRLSTDGTPLRYVAVVGRKLSDL from the coding sequence ATGCCGGTAAGTGATGCCTCGATCCCTGCCACAGAGCCAAAAAACCAATTCCGGATCGCACTACCAGAGCCGTCCACCTCCTACGACCAGGACGCCGAATGGTGCCTGGTCGACGTCGATGGAAAATGGCGAGAGTTCCGTTTTCACGACTATGCCGACATCTATCGGATGCCAGGACTGTACGAACAGCTTTTCCATCGCGTACTGCGCTGCACCTCACCACGGACCATCGCCACGCTGCTCGCCGGCGGGCTGCGAGAGGACGGCACGCCGGCCGCCGACCTGCGCGTGCTCGACCTCGGCGCCGGCAACGGCCTGGTGGCCGAGGAACTGACCCGGATCGGCGTCGGCTACCTGGTCGGCGCCGACCTGCTGCCGGAAGCCGCCGAGGCGGCACGCCGCGACCGGCCGGGGACCTATCGTGACTATCTCGTCGCCGACATGGCCAACCTGACCGCCGAGCAGACGACCCGGCTGCGCGACCACCGGTTCACCGCGCTGACCTGCGTGGCGGCCCTCGGCTTCGGTGACATCCCGACCGACTGTTTCCGCGTCGCGTACGACCTGGTCGCCGACGGCGGCTGGATCGCCATCACGATCAAGGACGACTTCCTCTCCGACCGGGACACCTCCGGCTTCTCCGGCCTGATCAAGCGCGCCGTGCAGGACGGTGCGCTCAAGATCGTGGAGTCGCACACGTACGAGCACCGGCTGTCGACCGATGGCACGCCACTGCGGTATGTAGCGGTCGTCGGCCGGAAGCTCAGCGACCTCTAG
- the rplT gene encoding 50S ribosomal protein L20: MARVKRAVNAQKKRRTTLEAASGYRGQRSRLYRKAKEQLLHSATYAYRDRKARKGDFRQLWITRINAAARENGMTYNRFVQGLKLAGVEVDRKVLADLAVTDAPAFAALVKVAKEAVVGHTGESAA, from the coding sequence GTGGCGCGCGTGAAGCGGGCAGTCAATGCCCAGAAGAAACGACGGACCACGCTTGAGGCGGCCAGCGGCTATCGCGGCCAGCGTTCCCGGCTGTACCGCAAGGCCAAGGAGCAGCTGCTCCACTCCGCGACGTACGCCTACCGCGACCGCAAGGCGCGCAAGGGCGACTTCCGGCAGCTGTGGATCACCCGCATCAACGCGGCGGCCCGTGAGAACGGCATGACGTACAACCGCTTCGTGCAGGGCCTGAAGCTGGCCGGTGTCGAGGTCGACCGCAAGGTCCTCGCCGACCTGGCCGTCACCGACGCGCCGGCGTTCGCCGCTCTGGTCAAGGTCGCCAAGGAAGCCGTCGTCGGTCACACCGGCGAGTCGGCCGCCTGA
- a CDS encoding serine hydrolase, which produces MKSHRRRLPWYGVAAAATVAALVATGVVVAGIGNASAETTGGQSWRNARLAAQLRAAVAQQDWKNVLDTTPPGSTAARLVGKTQAEKDGAEPSPAQVMQRLRTLATAQATPAPIHQNPQLDAAVIELDSAGRPIAAADVVMSPQYPTGKIVPLDANLSTDQVRYRAWDDDTWDNNNGQGVKDAIPGRENAPIDFMSPYPASVFKMMVGFGVLQLVDKGEISLDDQYAYDPTGAPSTSSCGGKVTKPIRQFFDEMITVSRNESACAMVKLLHQHNYVTGLNDYFAGIGLPMLQINGTRPVDGGRWVDNIMSALDTAKLFLILNGTPGTLWKAPDGTPVTRDALSATSRAFFLKELNEQALNQALSTTNWCGRAYPAPGIPQRISDRWINPADGTVTAAGRVYGQDVRPCQAAAQVNFAHKTGFVDTSGNDAGIVDSLPGKTRRHYIIAVHCNLGNRYIDPNRPADPPGIYPVQYSEKYGLFGKAVDTIVTGHHNP; this is translated from the coding sequence ATGAAATCCCATCGGCGCAGACTGCCGTGGTACGGCGTCGCCGCCGCCGCGACGGTCGCCGCGCTGGTCGCGACCGGCGTGGTCGTCGCCGGCATCGGCAACGCCTCGGCCGAGACCACCGGCGGCCAGAGTTGGCGTAACGCGCGGTTGGCCGCGCAGTTGCGGGCCGCGGTCGCGCAGCAGGACTGGAAGAACGTCCTGGACACCACCCCGCCCGGCTCGACCGCGGCGCGTCTGGTCGGCAAGACCCAGGCCGAGAAGGACGGTGCGGAGCCGTCGCCGGCTCAGGTGATGCAGCGGCTGCGTACGCTTGCCACCGCGCAAGCGACGCCAGCGCCGATTCACCAGAACCCGCAGCTGGACGCGGCGGTCATCGAGCTGGACAGCGCCGGCCGGCCGATCGCCGCCGCCGATGTGGTGATGAGCCCGCAGTATCCGACCGGCAAGATCGTGCCGCTGGACGCCAACCTGTCCACCGACCAGGTCCGCTATCGCGCCTGGGACGATGACACCTGGGACAACAACAACGGCCAGGGCGTCAAGGACGCGATCCCCGGCCGCGAGAACGCACCGATCGACTTCATGTCGCCGTATCCGGCGTCGGTGTTCAAGATGATGGTCGGCTTCGGCGTGCTGCAGCTGGTCGACAAGGGCGAGATCTCCCTGGACGACCAGTACGCCTACGACCCGACCGGGGCACCGTCCACCAGCTCCTGCGGCGGAAAGGTCACCAAGCCGATCCGCCAGTTCTTCGACGAGATGATCACCGTGTCACGCAACGAGTCCGCCTGCGCGATGGTCAAGCTGCTCCACCAGCACAACTACGTCACCGGCCTCAACGACTACTTCGCCGGCATCGGCCTGCCGATGCTGCAGATCAACGGCACCCGCCCGGTCGACGGCGGCCGCTGGGTCGACAACATCATGAGCGCCCTGGACACCGCCAAACTCTTCCTCATCCTCAACGGCACACCGGGCACCCTGTGGAAGGCACCGGACGGCACACCGGTCACCCGCGACGCACTCAGCGCCACCTCCCGCGCGTTCTTCCTCAAGGAACTCAACGAACAGGCGCTCAACCAAGCCCTGTCCACCACCAACTGGTGCGGCCGCGCCTACCCCGCGCCCGGCATCCCGCAGAGGATCTCCGACCGGTGGATCAACCCCGCCGACGGCACCGTCACCGCCGCCGGCCGCGTCTACGGCCAGGACGTACGCCCCTGCCAGGCAGCCGCCCAGGTCAACTTCGCCCACAAGACCGGCTTCGTGGACACCTCCGGCAACGACGCCGGCATCGTCGACTCACTGCCCGGCAAAACCAGGCGGCACTACATCATCGCGGTGCACTGCAACCTCGGCAACCGCTACATCGACCCCAACCGCCCCGCCGACCCACCCGGCATCTACCCCGTGCAGTACTCCGAGAAATACGGCCTCTTCGGCAAAGCGGTCGACACGATCGTCACCGGCCACCACAACCCGTAG
- the dacB gene encoding D-alanyl-D-alanine carboxypeptidase/D-alanyl-D-alanine endopeptidase, whose translation MTYRRTAGALLSLLALGALSATLVSTPSDAAIPRAVAHQDPTLPADLDKILADPRLANAVYGVDVRVAATATSLYAHTVDAAVTPASNTKLFTTLTALDLLGPDHRFQTTVGATGPLGGSTLRGDLVLKGTGDPTVRAAEYDALAAKIAANGVRTVTGRLLADDTYFDSQRWNPRWDPTDAPFAYASQISALTLAVDDVYDTGAVQVTTTPTTQGQPAAVALSPATGYVTVDNRATTGAAGSANTLTVDRPAGANKVVVTGSIPAGGAAVVKLRTVEDPALYAASVFRVALAKHGVTVAGATAHGTLPAGAPTLAARQSAPLSAILTPFLKLSNNGIADILAKSIGKKVTGVGSWSAGLGIVKAHVRASGIDTSAMRLFDGSGLSFDDHTSARSVADLLSVVRKRRWFTTFYDALPIAGKPGQLVGGTLETRMVGTPAAGNVHAKTGTLTGATALSGYATAPDGTPLVFAIIMNKYATPTPTDLQNRIAIRLAGGPGSTPAAAKIAPQRHAAGHKELEPSWQRWR comes from the coding sequence GTGACGTATCGCCGCACTGCCGGGGCTTTGTTGAGCCTCCTGGCGCTCGGGGCGCTGAGCGCCACGCTGGTCAGTACGCCGTCGGACGCGGCGATCCCGCGCGCCGTGGCGCACCAGGATCCGACGCTGCCGGCCGACCTGGACAAGATCCTCGCCGATCCGCGGCTGGCCAACGCCGTCTACGGTGTGGACGTACGCGTCGCCGCGACGGCCACCAGCCTCTATGCGCACACCGTCGACGCGGCCGTGACGCCGGCGTCGAACACCAAGCTGTTCACCACTCTCACCGCGCTGGACCTGCTCGGCCCCGACCACCGCTTCCAGACAACGGTCGGCGCGACAGGCCCGCTCGGCGGCTCGACGCTGCGTGGCGACCTCGTGCTCAAGGGCACCGGCGACCCGACCGTACGCGCGGCCGAATATGACGCGCTGGCAGCGAAAATCGCCGCGAACGGCGTACGCACCGTCACCGGCCGGCTGCTCGCCGACGACACCTACTTCGACAGCCAGCGGTGGAACCCGCGCTGGGATCCGACGGACGCTCCGTTCGCGTACGCGTCGCAGATCTCGGCGCTGACGCTTGCGGTCGACGACGTCTACGACACCGGCGCCGTACAGGTCACCACGACGCCGACCACGCAGGGGCAGCCGGCCGCTGTCGCGCTGAGCCCGGCGACCGGCTACGTGACCGTCGACAACCGCGCCACCACCGGCGCCGCCGGCTCAGCCAACACATTGACCGTCGACCGGCCGGCCGGTGCCAACAAGGTGGTCGTCACCGGATCGATCCCGGCCGGCGGCGCGGCCGTCGTCAAGCTCCGTACGGTCGAGGACCCGGCGCTCTACGCGGCCAGCGTTTTCCGCGTCGCGCTTGCCAAACACGGCGTCACGGTGGCCGGCGCGACCGCGCACGGCACGCTGCCGGCCGGCGCGCCGACGCTGGCCGCCCGGCAGTCCGCGCCGCTCAGCGCGATCCTCACGCCGTTCCTCAAGCTCAGCAACAACGGCATCGCCGACATCCTGGCCAAGTCCATCGGCAAGAAGGTCACCGGCGTCGGCAGCTGGAGCGCCGGTCTGGGGATCGTCAAGGCGCACGTACGCGCGTCCGGCATCGACACGTCGGCGATGCGGCTCTTCGACGGCTCCGGCCTGTCCTTCGACGACCACACGTCGGCACGCTCGGTGGCCGACCTGTTGTCGGTGGTGCGCAAGCGGCGCTGGTTCACCACCTTCTACGACGCGCTGCCGATCGCCGGCAAGCCCGGCCAGCTGGTCGGCGGCACCCTGGAGACCCGGATGGTCGGCACACCGGCGGCCGGCAACGTCCACGCCAAGACCGGCACGCTGACCGGCGCCACCGCGTTGTCCGGCTATGCCACCGCACCGGACGGCACGCCGCTGGTTTTCGCGATCATCATGAACAAATACGCGACGCCGACGCCGACCGACCTGCAGAACCGGATCGCCATCCGGCTCGCCGGCGGCCCCGGCTCCACACCAGCGGCCGCGAAGATCGCACCGCAACGTCACGCCGCCGGCCACAAGGAGCTGGAGCCTTCCTGGCAACGCTGGCGCTAA
- a CDS encoding CPBP family intramembrane glutamic endopeptidase translates to MVMASARARTGQLDAVRVARSGVRSGAVGWGWPLGLLFLRLGIIAVGMGVVFGVARLLHSPQELLYALTAAMPLTLVANLVSLEILIWRGHAEGFRLRQLIGFRGGLVPVLKDLGWSLLWLLGLQLLFTVTLVGVTYLLARPTDLISLVNGVNRLFVDRMGPQVALSFPLWYSILIALLFPLANSLFEEMHYRGYVQPRLIARSRHTWIGIPITAVAFGVQYGAYAWAWGSVPVFMAAYFVWGLFAGVISHLHRRILPLLIAHFVVSIPVAGLPLTYSALNAFAAYLR, encoded by the coding sequence ATGGTGATGGCAAGTGCCAGGGCCCGGACGGGCCAGCTCGACGCGGTCCGGGTGGCGCGGTCCGGCGTACGCTCCGGAGCCGTCGGCTGGGGCTGGCCGCTCGGCCTGCTGTTCCTGCGGCTCGGCATCATCGCCGTCGGCATGGGGGTCGTCTTCGGTGTCGCGCGGCTGCTGCACAGCCCGCAGGAGCTGCTCTACGCGCTGACCGCGGCGATGCCGCTCACCCTGGTCGCCAACCTGGTGAGCCTGGAGATCCTGATCTGGCGCGGCCACGCCGAGGGTTTCCGGCTGCGCCAGCTGATCGGCTTCCGCGGCGGCTTGGTGCCGGTGCTGAAGGACCTCGGCTGGAGCCTGCTGTGGCTGCTCGGCCTGCAGCTGCTGTTCACCGTCACGCTCGTCGGCGTCACCTATCTGCTGGCCCGGCCGACCGACCTGATCAGCCTGGTCAACGGCGTCAACCGGCTGTTCGTCGACCGGATGGGTCCGCAGGTCGCGCTGAGTTTTCCGCTCTGGTACAGCATTCTGATCGCACTGTTGTTCCCGCTGGCCAACTCGCTGTTCGAGGAGATGCACTATCGCGGCTACGTCCAGCCACGGCTGATCGCGCGATCCCGGCACACCTGGATCGGCATCCCGATCACCGCGGTGGCCTTCGGTGTGCAGTATGGCGCGTACGCGTGGGCCTGGGGGAGTGTGCCGGTCTTCATGGCCGCGTACTTCGTCTGGGGACTGTTCGCCGGCGTCATCTCGCACCTGCACCGGCGGATCCTGCCGCTGTTGATCGCGCATTTCGTCGTGTCGATCCCGGTGGCCGGCCTGCCTCTGACGTACTCCGCATTGAACGCGTTCGCCGCCTATCTGCGCTGA